The Thermodesulfobacteriota bacterium genome has a window encoding:
- a CDS encoding bifunctional sulfate adenylyltransferase/adenylylsulfate kinase, whose protein sequence is MGHLVEPHGGRLVNLLVDAEEQARLKAESVDFPSIDLNQRQLCDLELLATGAFSPLTGYMDRATCQRVLTESRLPDGLVWPLPVCLDVSAATARELAPGTRVALRDLEGFMLAVLTVTEVWQPDKRAEARLVFGTDDMTHPGVAALLTEHGDWYVAGAVAGLQLPIHYDYKLLRLTPAETRAYFQKLGWRRVLAFDTTKPLHNAHKEITLVAAREHNAHIFLQPIVGLTHPGDIDHYARVRCYDAIVGTYPPGSVLLGLIPLARRRAGPREALWHALIRKNYGCSHFMVAADHADPHAVSDQPRHYPRGAALAHIRQFQEEIGVQPVPLRPMVFLPARAQYVPVDEISEDDHPLEALAAGELRRRLTHGLDIPAWFSPPAVVEVLRRAYPPRSRQGFTVFMTGLSGSGKSTIARVLLTRFMELGERPVTLLDGDVVRKNLSSELGFSRRDRNLNITRIGFVASEITKNGGIALCAPIAPYRESRRENRRLISQYGGYIEVHVATPLAVCEGRDRKGLYAKARAGIVRGLTGIDDPYELPESPEVRIDTSENTPDEAAEEVLLYLRREGYIR, encoded by the coding sequence ATGGGTCATCTCGTCGAGCCCCACGGCGGCCGGCTGGTCAACCTGCTGGTCGATGCCGAGGAACAGGCCCGCCTCAAGGCCGAGTCGGTCGACTTCCCCTCCATCGATCTCAACCAGCGGCAGCTGTGCGACCTGGAGCTGCTCGCAACCGGCGCCTTCTCCCCCCTCACCGGCTACATGGACCGGGCGACCTGCCAGCGGGTGCTCACCGAAAGCCGGCTGCCGGACGGCCTGGTCTGGCCGCTGCCGGTCTGCCTGGACGTGAGCGCCGCCACCGCCCGTGAGCTGGCCCCGGGCACCCGGGTCGCCCTCCGGGATCTGGAAGGCTTCATGCTGGCGGTGCTGACCGTCACCGAGGTCTGGCAGCCGGACAAACGGGCCGAGGCGCGGCTGGTCTTCGGCACCGACGACATGACCCACCCCGGGGTGGCCGCCCTTCTTACCGAGCACGGCGACTGGTACGTGGCCGGCGCGGTGGCCGGCCTGCAGCTGCCCATCCACTACGATTACAAGCTCCTGCGCCTGACCCCGGCCGAGACCCGGGCCTATTTCCAGAAGCTGGGCTGGCGCCGGGTTCTGGCCTTCGACACCACCAAGCCCTTGCACAACGCCCACAAGGAGATCACCCTGGTCGCTGCCCGGGAGCACAACGCCCACATCTTCTTGCAGCCCATCGTCGGCCTCACCCACCCGGGCGATATCGACCACTACGCCCGGGTGCGCTGCTACGACGCCATTGTCGGCACCTACCCGCCGGGCTCGGTGCTCCTGGGGCTCATTCCCCTGGCCAGGCGCAGGGCCGGGCCCCGGGAGGCGCTGTGGCACGCCCTCATCCGCAAGAACTACGGCTGCAGCCACTTCATGGTGGCGGCTGACCATGCCGACCCCCACGCGGTCTCGGACCAGCCCCGGCACTACCCCCGGGGGGCAGCCCTCGCCCATATCCGCCAATTCCAGGAGGAGATCGGCGTCCAACCGGTGCCGCTCAGACCCATGGTCTTCCTGCCGGCCCGGGCCCAGTACGTGCCGGTGGACGAGATCAGCGAGGACGACCACCCCCTGGAGGCCCTGGCCGCCGGCGAGCTGCGGCGGCGTCTCACCCATGGGCTCGATATCCCGGCCTGGTTCTCGCCGCCGGCGGTGGTGGAGGTCCTGCGCCGGGCCTATCCCCCCCGCTCCCGCCAGGGCTTCACGGTTTTCATGACCGGGCTTTCCGGCTCCGGCAAGTCCACCATCGCCCGGGTGCTCCTGACCCGGTTCATGGAGCTGGGCGAGCGGCCGGTGACCCTCCTGGACGGCGACGTGGTGCGCAAGAACCTGTCCTCGGAGCTGGGCTTCTCCCGCCGGGACCGCAACCTCAACATCACCCGCATCGGCTTTGTGGCCTCCGAGATCACCAAGAACGGCGGCATCGCCCTGTGCGCGCCCATCGCCCCCTACCGGGAATCCCGGCGGGAGAACCGCCGGCTCATCAGCCAGTACGGCGGCTACATCGAGGTGCATGTGGCGACGCCGCTGGCGGTCTGCGAAGGCCGGGACCGCAAAGGCCTGTACGCCAAGGCCCGGGCCGGCATTGTCCGCGGCCTGACCGGCATCGACGACCCCTACGAGCTGCCGGAAAGCCCGGAGGTCCGCATCGACACCTCGGAGAACACCCCCGACGAGGCGGCCGAGGAGGTGCTCCTCTACCTGCGCCGGGAAGGCTACATCCGGTAG
- a CDS encoding peptidylprolyl isomerase yields MHAKSGDKVKVHYTGRLDDATVFDSSLGREPLQFTIGSGHVIAGFDQAVTGMQIGESRTVRLAPEQAYGLRHPEMEMAVPRSQFPPDIVPEMGMQLQMGSPNGEIIVVTITSVGEQQVTLDANPPLAGKHLNFEIQLLEIA; encoded by the coding sequence ATGCACGCGAAGTCAGGTGACAAGGTCAAGGTGCACTACACCGGCCGGCTGGATGATGCCACGGTCTTCGATTCCTCCCTGGGGCGGGAGCCCCTGCAGTTCACCATCGGCAGCGGCCACGTCATTGCCGGGTTCGACCAGGCGGTCACCGGCATGCAGATCGGTGAGAGCCGGACGGTGCGGCTGGCCCCGGAACAGGCCTACGGCCTTCGCCATCCTGAGATGGAGATGGCCGTGCCCCGGAGCCAGTTCCCGCCGGACATCGTACCGGAGATGGGCATGCAGCTGCAGATGGGCAGCCCGAACGGTGAGATCATTGTCGTCACGATCACCAGCGTCGGCGAGCAGCAGGTAACCCTGGATGCCAACCCTCCCCTGGCCGGCAAGCACCTCAATTTCGAGATCCAGCTGCTGGAGATCGCCTAG